GTAGGGGAAGACGGCCGGGTCGAACCTGCCGGTCCGCTGGCGCTCCCGGCCGGCGGTATGCATCCAGGTGATGTTGTAATCGACGAATTTCATCATCGCCTCCGCGCCCGCGACGTCGACCCTCTGCCCCTTTCCGGTGTCGGCCCGGTGCGCAAGCGCCGCGAGCACCACGACGGAGCGCACCCCGGGGAGGATCTTCCCGATCTCCTCCGCGTTGCCGGAAAGGTCCCCCGTCTTCGCCGCCCCGCAGAGCGGCGCCCCGTTCGTTC
This is a stretch of genomic DNA from Candidatus Deferrimicrobiaceae bacterium. It encodes these proteins:
- a CDS encoding CoA transferase; the protein is MVPISGLAEIAGTNGAPLCGAAKTGDLSGNAEEIGKILPGVRSVVVLAALAHRADTGKGQRVDVAGAEAMMKFVDYNITWMHTAGRERQRTGRFDPAVFPY